Sequence from the Sphingobacteriaceae bacterium GW460-11-11-14-LB5 genome:
GGGGTGATGTGATAACCCACCTTTTGATAAAGCGCAATGGCTTCGGGCTGTTTCTTACCAGTTTCTAAAACACATGCTGCGAAACCGAGTTCCGTAGCCCAGCTTTCTAATTCATTTAAAACTTGAGCCGCTATGCCCTGGTTTCTGTAATCCGGGTGTACAAACATTCTTTTAACTTCGGCTTCAGTCGCTGAAAAAGGCTTTATAGCACCGCAACCTACAGGGCATCCATCTTGATAGGCGACAACCGCTTCTTTAATGGTATCGACTTTATTAAATTGAGCATAAAACGCATGGTCATCACCATCTCTAACCGCTAAATCTTTATCCAATAAAGCAACCAAATTCCTAAAATCGGTATCGTCTGAATTGGTCCTGATTAGCGTTAAATCACTCATGAATATTTATTAGAATTTGGTTAAGACAATGGGTTTCACCCTCCACCTTAAACCCTTCAGTCTGCTACCTTAATTAGCTTCCCATTCCGAAGCCCTTCATTACCCCACGGTTAGAATTGCGGATAAAATCTACAATTTCATCACGGATTTCAGTAGGTTTAAATTCGGCTTCGATCATGTCTAAAGCTTTGGTT
This genomic interval carries:
- a CDS encoding GNAT family N-acetyltransferase, producing MSDLTLIRTNSDDTDFRNLVALLDKDLAVRDGDDHAFYAQFNKVDTIKEAVVAYQDGCPVGCGAIKPFSATEAEVKRMFVHPDYRNQGIAAQVLNELESWATELGFAACVLETGKKQPEAIALYQKVGYHITPNYGQYIGVDNSVCMSKPLNAKP